The Bos indicus x Bos taurus breed Angus x Brahman F1 hybrid chromosome 10, Bos_hybrid_MaternalHap_v2.0, whole genome shotgun sequence genome has a segment encoding these proteins:
- the LOC113899604 gene encoding olfactory receptor 4F6-like yields the protein MYERNDTSVSEFVFLGLSASRPVQHFLLAFSTVFYVTIVLGNLLVVFAVTFDPHLHSPMYFLLANLSSIDLCLSTLTVPKMISDLYSGHKTISFQGCVIQIFVLHTLGGSEMVLLTAMAFDRYVAICKPLHYLTIMSPRVCLLLLCGAWAIGLIHSVVQLAFVIHLPFCGPNEIDSFYCDLPWFIKLACVDSYRMEFMVTAISGFISMGTFFLLIISYVFILVTVWKRSSDGLRKALSTLSAHITVVVLFFGPCIFVYMWPFPTVTVDKFLAILDFLVTPILNPAIYTLRNKDMKTAMRRLVTHGSTAYFKQLHEIQVVIYKFGAVFF from the coding sequence ATGTATGAAAGAAATGACACTTCAGTGTCTGAATTTGTTTTTCTGGGACTTTCTGCCTCTAGACCAGTGCAGCATTTCCTCCTTGCCTTCTCTACAGTGTTTTATGTAACAATTGTTCTGGGGAATCTCCTTGTTGTGTTTGCAGTGACCTTTGACCCTCATCTACATTCCCCCATGTACTTCCTTTTAGCCAACCTCTCATCTATTGATTTGTGTCTTTCTACCTTAACAGTGCCTAAGATGATCTCTGACCTGTACTCTGGGCACAAAACCATATCCTTCCAGGGGTGTGTCATCCAGATATTTGTCCTTCACACGCTGGGTGGATCTGAGATGGTGCTGCTCACTGCCATGGCctttgaccgctatgtggccatatGTAAGCCCCTGCACTACCTGACCATCATGAGCCCACGGGTGTGCCTTTTGCTTCTGTGTGGTGCTTGGGCTATTGGCCTCATTCACTCAGTGGTCCAGTTAGCCTTTGTGATCCATTTGCCTTTCTGTGGTCCTAATGAAATCGACAGCTTTTACTGTGACCTTCCTTGGTTTATCAAACTTGCCTGTGTAGATTCCTACAGAATGGAATTCATGGTCACTGCCATCAGTGGGTTCATATCCATGGGCACTTTCTTCTTGCTGATCATCTCCTATGTTTTCATTCTGGTCACTGTATGGAAACGCTCTTCAGATGGTTTGCGCAAGGCCCTCTCTACTCTTTCAGCGCACATCACTGTGGTGGTTTTGTTCTTTGGACCCTGCATCTTTGTTTACATGTGGCCATTTCCCACAGTGACAGTGGATAAGTTTCTTGCCATTTTAGACTTTTTGGTTACACCCATCCTGAATCCTGCCATTTATACATTGAGGAACAAGGACATGAAGACAGCAATGAGGAGACTAGTAACTCATGGGAGCACAGCTTATTTCAAACAACTTCATGAAATACAAGTGGTTATATACAAATTTGGGGCTGTTTTTTTCTGA